The Spirochaeta cellobiosiphila DSM 17781 genome contains the following window.
GAACGTAAGAAGTTCGGTCAACGTGGTGCTCGTAGAAGATTCCAATTCTCAAAACGTTAAGCAGACTTTATTTGGAAAAAGGAGGCCTTACCAAGATGTACTTTGGTGGCCTCTTTTTATTTATAAGATATTGAAATTGGATTTGATTTGGACATAGATAAGGAAATATATAATCGGGCCATAGATTTATTAGCACGAAGAGAAGAATCCAGAAAGACCCTTATGTTAAAGCTAATGAAACGTAATTATGAAATTCTCAATATAGAACCTATCCTTGATAAATTAGAGGATAAGGGATATCTTAATAACCGACGATATGCTGAAGAATGGGTTAGGACTAGGTTAATAAAAACAGCAGAAGCTCCGAATGTTTTAATCAGTTCTTTGGTAGTAAGAGGTATTAGTGAGGCTATTGCCAGAGAAGTCGTAAATGATGCTGTTAATGCTATAGGTTACGAAGTACTTCTCGAAAAAGCGGCTAAAAAAGTATTAAAAAAAAGTACCATAACGAAAGATAAATTTATTGCCGCTCTTGTTAGAAAAGGTTTCTCAT
Protein-coding sequences here:
- a CDS encoding regulatory protein RecX, whose translation is MDIDKEIYNRAIDLLARREESRKTLMLKLMKRNYEILNIEPILDKLEDKGYLNNRRYAEEWVRTRLIKTAEAPNVLISSLVVRGISEAIAREVVNDAVNAIGYEVLLEKAAKKVLKKSTITKDKFIAALVRKGFSLSSIKSYIYELNLFC